A region of Bacillus cabrialesii DNA encodes the following proteins:
- the mfd gene encoding transcription-repair coupling factor, whose product MDNIQTFIKESDDFKSIINGLHEGLKEQLLAGLSGSARSVFTSALANETNKPIFLITHNLYQAQKVTDDLTSLLEDRSVLLYPVNELISSEIAVASPELRAQRLDVINRLTNGEAPIVVAPVAAIRRMLPPVEVWKNSQMLIQVGHDIEPDQLASRLVEVGYERSDMVSAPGEFSIRGGIIDIYPLTSEHPVRIELFDTEVDSIRSFNSDDQRSIETLTSINIGPAKELIIRPEEKARAMEKIDEGLADSLKKLKADKQKEILHANISHDKERLSEGQTDQELVKYLSYFYEKPASLLDYTPENTLLILDEVSRIHEMEEQLQKEEAEFITNLLEEGKILHDISLSFSFQKIVAEQKRPLLYYSLFLRHVHHTSPQNIVNVSSRQMQSFHGQMNVLAGEMERFKKSNFTVVFLGANKERTQRLSSVLADYEIEAAMTDSKKALVQGQVYIMEGELQSGFELPLMKLAVITEEELFKNRVKKKPRKQKLTNAERIKSYSELQIGDYVVHINHGIGKYLGIETLEINGIHKDYLNIHYQGSDKLYVPVEQIDQVQKYVGSEGKEPKLYKLGGSEWKRVKKKVETSVQDIADDLIKLYAEREASKGYAFSPDHEMQREFESAFPYQETEDQLRSIHEIKKDMERERPMDRLLCGDVGYGKTEVAIRAAFKAIGDGKQVALLVPTTILAQQHYETITERFQDYPINIGLLSRFRTRKEANETIKGLKNGTVDIVIGTHRLLSKDVVYKDLGLLIIDEEQRFGVTHKEKIKQIKANVDVLTLTATPIPRTLHMSMLGVRDLSVIETPPENRFPVQTYVVEYNGALVREAIERELARGGQVYFLYNRVEDIERKADEISMLVPDAKVAYAHGKMTENELETVMLNFLEGESDVLVSTTIIETGVDIPNVNTLIVFDADKMGLSQLYQLRGRVGRSNRVAYAYFTYRRDKVLTEVAEKRLQAIKEFTELGSGFKIAMRDLTIRGAGNLLGAQQHGFIDSVGFDLYSQMLKEAIEERKGDTAKTEQFETEIDVELDAYIPETYIQDGKQKIDMYKRFRSVATIEEKNELQDEMIDRFGNYPKEVEYLFTVAEMKVYAKQERVELVKQDKDAVRLTISEEASAEIDGQKLFELGNKYGRQIGLGMEGKKLKISIQTKGRSADEWLETVLGMLKGLKDVKKQTISST is encoded by the coding sequence ATGGACAACATTCAAACCTTTATAAAAGAAAGCGATGACTTTAAATCCATCATCAACGGTTTACACGAGGGGCTGAAGGAACAGCTGCTCGCGGGTCTGTCGGGTTCCGCGCGTTCTGTTTTTACTTCCGCCCTGGCTAATGAAACGAATAAGCCAATCTTTCTAATCACCCATAACTTATATCAAGCCCAGAAAGTAACGGATGATCTGACTTCACTTCTAGAGGATCGGTCTGTCCTTTTGTACCCCGTAAATGAACTCATTTCATCAGAAATCGCAGTCGCAAGCCCTGAATTGCGTGCGCAGCGATTAGATGTCATTAATAGATTAACGAATGGGGAAGCGCCAATTGTCGTTGCTCCTGTAGCTGCAATCAGAAGAATGCTCCCGCCTGTAGAGGTGTGGAAAAACAGCCAAATGCTCATTCAAGTGGGCCATGATATAGAACCTGATCAGCTTGCATCACGTTTGGTAGAGGTAGGATATGAGCGGTCTGATATGGTTTCTGCGCCTGGAGAATTCAGCATTCGCGGTGGAATCATTGATATTTACCCGCTTACTTCAGAGCATCCGGTGAGGATTGAACTTTTTGACACCGAAGTGGATTCAATCCGCAGCTTTAATTCAGATGATCAGCGGTCAATCGAAACCCTGACTTCGATCAATATCGGTCCCGCGAAGGAATTGATTATCAGACCTGAAGAAAAAGCGCGGGCGATGGAGAAAATCGATGAAGGTCTTGCCGATAGCCTGAAAAAATTAAAGGCCGACAAGCAAAAAGAAATTCTTCATGCGAATATTTCTCATGATAAAGAACGCTTATCTGAAGGACAGACAGACCAAGAGCTGGTGAAGTATCTCTCATATTTCTATGAAAAGCCTGCTAGTTTACTAGATTATACACCTGAGAACACACTTCTGATTTTGGATGAAGTCAGCCGGATTCATGAGATGGAAGAACAGCTTCAAAAAGAAGAAGCGGAGTTCATAACAAACCTTCTTGAGGAAGGGAAGATTTTGCATGACATCAGTTTGTCATTCAGCTTCCAAAAAATAGTGGCTGAGCAAAAACGGCCTCTGCTGTACTACTCTTTATTTTTGCGGCATGTACACCATACGAGCCCGCAAAATATCGTCAATGTGTCCAGCAGACAAATGCAAAGCTTTCATGGCCAAATGAACGTACTTGCGGGTGAAATGGAGCGCTTTAAAAAATCCAACTTCACCGTTGTGTTCTTAGGAGCAAATAAAGAACGAACTCAGAGATTATCTTCGGTTCTGGCTGATTATGAAATCGAAGCCGCTATGACAGACAGCAAAAAAGCGCTTGTTCAGGGACAGGTCTATATCATGGAAGGCGAGCTCCAATCGGGATTTGAGCTGCCGTTAATGAAGCTAGCCGTTATTACGGAAGAAGAACTGTTCAAAAACCGTGTGAAAAAGAAGCCCCGAAAACAGAAGCTGACCAATGCAGAGCGTATCAAGAGCTACTCCGAGCTTCAAATTGGCGATTATGTCGTTCATATTAATCACGGGATCGGAAAGTATTTAGGGATCGAGACCCTTGAAATCAATGGAATCCATAAAGACTATTTAAATATTCATTATCAGGGAAGCGACAAGCTTTACGTCCCTGTTGAACAAATTGATCAGGTGCAAAAATATGTCGGCTCCGAAGGAAAAGAGCCGAAGCTGTATAAATTAGGCGGAAGCGAATGGAAACGGGTCAAGAAGAAAGTAGAGACATCTGTTCAGGATATTGCCGATGACTTAATCAAGCTGTATGCCGAAAGGGAAGCGAGCAAGGGCTATGCGTTTTCTCCTGACCATGAGATGCAGCGTGAATTCGAATCAGCGTTCCCTTATCAAGAGACTGAGGATCAGCTCCGCTCCATTCACGAAATTAAAAAGGATATGGAAAGAGAACGTCCGATGGACCGCTTGCTGTGCGGAGATGTAGGCTACGGGAAAACAGAGGTTGCCATACGTGCCGCGTTTAAGGCGATTGGTGACGGAAAGCAGGTCGCACTGCTCGTTCCGACAACGATATTGGCACAGCAGCACTATGAGACCATTACTGAACGTTTTCAGGATTATCCGATTAATATCGGCCTTCTCAGCAGATTCAGAACGAGAAAAGAAGCGAACGAAACGATCAAAGGATTGAAAAACGGCACTGTAGATATCGTCATCGGGACGCACCGGTTGCTATCAAAAGATGTCGTTTATAAAGACTTAGGGCTCCTCATCATTGATGAAGAGCAGCGTTTCGGTGTAACCCATAAAGAAAAGATCAAGCAGATCAAAGCCAATGTTGATGTATTAACATTAACGGCGACACCGATTCCTCGTACGCTGCATATGTCTATGCTTGGCGTAAGGGATTTGTCAGTTATCGAGACTCCGCCGGAAAACCGCTTCCCCGTACAGACGTATGTTGTGGAATACAACGGTGCCCTTGTCAGGGAGGCGATTGAACGCGAGCTTGCACGCGGAGGACAGGTCTACTTCTTGTACAACCGGGTAGAGGATATCGAGCGGAAAGCGGATGAGATCTCAATGCTTGTCCCTGACGCAAAGGTGGCTTATGCGCACGGGAAGATGACAGAAAATGAATTAGAAACCGTTATGCTAAATTTCCTTGAAGGAGAATCAGATGTTCTCGTCAGCACAACCATTATAGAAACAGGCGTAGATATCCCGAACGTTAATACGCTGATCGTATTTGACGCCGACAAGATGGGTCTTTCCCAGCTTTACCAGCTGCGGGGGCGTGTCGGCCGTTCTAATCGTGTGGCGTATGCGTACTTCACGTACCGCCGGGATAAAGTGCTGACAGAAGTGGCTGAAAAAAGGCTGCAGGCCATTAAAGAGTTCACAGAACTTGGTTCCGGTTTTAAAATCGCAATGCGAGACTTAACGATTCGCGGAGCCGGGAATCTTCTTGGCGCCCAGCAGCACGGCTTCATCGATTCAGTCGGATTTGACCTCTATTCACAAATGCTGAAGGAGGCCATTGAAGAGCGTAAAGGAGACACAGCGAAGACGGAGCAGTTTGAAACAGAAATTGATGTCGAGCTTGATGCGTATATTCCGGAAACCTATATCCAAGACGGCAAACAGAAAATTGATATGTATAAACGCTTCAGGTCTGTGGCTACAATCGAAGAGAAGAATGAACTTCAAGACGAAATGATCGACCGGTTTGGCAACTATCCGAAAGAAGTCGAATACTTGTTTACTGTTGCGGAAATGAAGGTTTATGCGAAACAAGAGCGTGTGGAGCTGGTGAAGCAGGATAAAGATGCGGTCAGATTGACGATTTCTGAAGAAGCAAGTGCTGAAATTGACGGCCAAAAGCTGTTTGAGCTCGGCAATAAATACGGCAGACAAATCGGACTGGGAATGGAAGGCAAAAAACTCAAAATCTCCATACAGACGAAAGGCAGAAGTGCCGATGAATGGCTCGAAACCGTGCTGGGCATGCTGAAGGGCCTTAAAGATGTGAAAAAGCAAACCATTTCATCAACGTAA
- the spoVT gene encoding stage V sporulation protein T, with amino-acid sequence MKATGIVRRIDDLGRVVIPKEIRRTLRIREGDPLEIFVDRDGEVILKKYSPISELGDFAKEYADALYDSLGHSVLICDRDVYIAVSGSSKKDYLNKSISEMLERTMDQRSSVLESDAKSVQLVNGIDEDMNSYTVGPIVANGDPIGAVVIFSKDQTMGEVEHKAVETAAGFLARQMEQ; translated from the coding sequence ATGAAAGCAACCGGTATCGTACGTCGTATTGATGACTTAGGACGGGTCGTGATTCCAAAAGAAATTCGCAGAACTCTGAGAATCAGGGAAGGCGATCCGCTTGAGATTTTTGTAGATCGTGACGGAGAAGTGATTTTGAAAAAGTACTCTCCGATCAGTGAGCTTGGAGACTTTGCAAAGGAGTATGCAGACGCGCTTTACGACAGTCTCGGACATTCAGTCCTTATTTGTGACCGTGACGTATATATTGCCGTGTCTGGCAGCTCAAAAAAAGACTACTTGAACAAATCGATTAGCGAAATGCTCGAAAGAACAATGGATCAGCGCAGTTCCGTGCTTGAAAGTGATGCGAAATCAGTACAGCTTGTTAATGGCATAGATGAGGACATGAATTCTTATACTGTCGGCCCGATTGTGGCGAATGGCGATCCGATTGGCGCCGTGGTGATTTTTTCAAAGGATCAGACAATGGGCGAAGTAGAACATAAAGCCGTTGAGACAGCAGCTGGATTTTTAGCTCGTCAAATGGAACAGTAG